A single window of Aphidius gifuensis isolate YNYX2018 linkage group LG1, ASM1490517v1, whole genome shotgun sequence DNA harbors:
- the LOC122851687 gene encoding guanine nucleotide-releasing factor 2 isoform X3, giving the protein MAATPKLEKYAEVEERPSGKARGGKLARRARSFKEDFLEKLSQMRSPGVNSTSTGSGGGVVGTGGGVGSNSTTGNNTIVMRTGSPSLPRVPRDKPPVGDIFDKNPLRDLHIHVRQVQLALLHFRDVVSKKKLEMLPGNGTIVLDTVTTIHTVLKSYLLYENSSTLGSATNQVYQALARLLKLCDDVLLHGNQSSPCPALDADNVSHVIGLVEDAVKNLVSLAHEKISNKQKPAPININNNRTSGYNTELTSQRNSLPDIPLTPRERQILEQTAASSTLVRSSHSTESILRDSSPPPKPPFPERTNLYDETNESSSSTTTPPPPPLPPKKRTRAQQLLDESDILLSSSLDRVSLRSRSPEDSSSLLSASAGSLDSALNHSRDEDEIRAIMGPNDESLNDNMDLSLMATIHGIQVNGTNNGSCWENSETNLPTTMLLGQQTPHETVNPFTGIECKNERLSTQTQESGFVSTHSQRSSSQSYTTASSFTSKRSSQQSSVSFNSQSFSTQQQLFSQQKLVENENSTMIQRMTTSSKSASVISTSMTGNGDPTILDKLVNEIDENTDSNGLPPALPEKRSKRKKERHPSQYDNVPENEHLSTCSLHSNSADSPDASRPPPLPLKKRHMFQSVAYSVMAYMEMFGNCSHSNNDFISGIGTRHSVAAYNSMQAEWQQHEMALTTTQSCSSMVHTMTSLREGTGMSINMSPLIKDALNRSSLPPALPPKRSRSIKCNITPTQILTKPTISMQSINTPDPLITSTPVKEKRDESSIEKNDKTSPVIFNFNNNDNIINNNNDINSNNNNNKNISLEVLPVRPESKISIDENTVELCDTEQDNEILNELEITKYLVVKKPEEDGPDIRGGHPDALLVHATKANKHDFLYQEAFLTTYRTFMSPLGLIQKLHKRHQRFSTSSDVVKQRAAREAFSLLVRVVSDLTMSDLDDILLKTLTSFSQQLVCSGDLTMAKALRVKILEKYAQKQLQSSQPILSSLSISTKQASLLDFKSEQIAEQMTLLDAELFMKIEIPEVLIWAQEQNEERSPNLTRFTEHFNKMSYWARSRILEHRMENEAKEREKYVVKFIKIMKHLRKINNFNSYLALLSALDSAPIRRLEWQKHITEGLKEYCALIDSSSSFRAYRQALAETQSPCIPYIGLVLQDLTFVHIGNSDLLPDGTINFSKRWQQFNIVENMKRFKKGTYSFKKHERIITFFNNFSDFLCEEAMWQISESIKPRGGKKNQSQN; this is encoded by the exons AAGTCGAGGAGAGACCAAGTGGAAAAGCACGTGGTGGTAAATTAGCCCGTCGTGCTCGTTCATTTAAAGAAGATTTTCTCGAAAAGCTTTCACAAATGAGATCTCCTGGAGTTAATTCAACCAGTActggtagtggtggtggtgttgttggtactggtggtggtgttggaaGTAATAGTACTACAGGAAATAACACAATTGTTATGAGAACTGGATCACCATCTTTACCACGAGTACCAAGAGATAAGCCACCAGTTGgtgatatttttgataaaaatccaTTGAGAGATTTACATATACATGTACGACAAGTTCAACTTGCATTGCTACATTTTCGTGAtgttgtatcaaaaaaaaaactcgaaatGTTACCGGGTAATGGTACCATCGTACTTGACACTGTCACAACTATTCATACAGTTCTTAAATCATATCTTCTCTATGAAAATAG tTCAACACTTGGTTCAGCAACAAATCAAGTTTATCAAGCACTTGCACGTTTATTAAAACTTTGTGATGATGTATTACTTCATGGTAATCAAAGTTCACCATGTCCAGCTTTAGATGCTGATAATGTTAGTCATGTTATTGGACTTGTTGAAGATGCTGTTAAAAATTTGGTATCTCTTgcacatgaaaaaatatcaaataaacaaaaaccagcaccaattaatattaacaataatcg tacATCAGGATATAATACAGAATTAACATCTCAAAGAAATTCTTTGCCTGACATTCCATTGACACCACGAGAACGACAAATACTTGAACAAACAGCTGCAAGTTCAACACTTGTACGTAGCTCACATAGTACAGAATCAATACTTAGAGATTCAAGTCCACCACCAAAGCCACCATTTCCAgaaag aacaaatttatatgatgaaacaaatgaatcatcatcatcaacaacaacaccaccaccaccaccattaccacctaaaaaaagaacaagagCACAACAATTACTTGATGAATCTGATATATTATTGTCATCAAGTTTAGATCGTGTCTCGTTAAGAAGTCGTTCTCCTGAGGATTCATCATCACTATTGAGTGCTTCAGCAGGAAGTTTAGACTCTGCACTTAATCACTCAAGGGACGAAGATGAAATACGTGCAATTATGGGACCAAATGATGAATCTTTAAATGACAATATGGATCTAAGTCTCATGGCAACAATACATG GTATTCAGGTAAATGGTACAAATAATGGCAGTTGTTGGGAAAATTCAGAAACAAATTTACCAACTACAATGTTGTTGGGACAACAGACACCACATGAAACCGTCAATCCTTTTACTG gaattgaatgtaaaaatgaAAGATTATCAACACAAACACAAGAGTCTGGTTTTGTATCAACTCATTCACAACGTAGCTCATCACAAAGTTATACAACTGCATCAAGTTTTACATCAAAAAGATCATCACAACAAAGTAGTGTTAGTTTTAATTCACAATCATTCAGTACACagcaacaattattttcacaacaaaaacttgttgaaaatgaaaattcaacaatgaTTCAAAGAATGACAACAAGTTCTAAAAGTGCAAGTGTTATATCTACCAGTATGACTGGAAATGGTGATCCAACAATTCTCGATAAACTGGTAAAT gaaattgatgaaaatactgATTCAAATGGATTACCACCAGCATTACCAGAAAAAAgatctaaaagaaaaaaagaaagacaTCCATCACAGTATGATAATGTACCAGAAAATGAGCATTTATCAACTTGTAGTTTGCATTCAAATTCAGCTGATAGTCCTGATGCAAGCAGACCACCTCCATTGCCCCTGAAAAAACGACACA TGTTCCAATCGGTGGCATATTCCG taaTGGCGTATATGGAAATGTTTGGAAACTGTTCCCACagtaataatgattttatatcTGGTATTGGCACAAGACACTCAGTTGCAGCATACAATTCAATGCAAGCCGAATGGCAACAGCATGAAATGGCACTTACAACAACACAATCATGCTCATCAATGGTACACACAATGACAAGTTTACGTGAAGGAACTGg taTGTCAATCAACATGAGTCCATTAATAAAGGATGCATTAAATCGTTCTAGTCTACCACCAGCATTACCACCAAAGAGATCAAGatcaataaaatgtaatataaCACCAAcacaaatattaacaaaaccAACAATAAGCATGCAAAGTATCAATACACCAGATCCACTTATAACATCAACACCAGTCAAAGAAAAAAGAGATGAAtcaagtattgaaaaaaatgataaaacatcaccagttatatttaatttcaataataatgataatattattaataataataatgacattaatagtaataataataataataaaaatatatcattagaAGTATTACCAGTTAGACCAGAaagtaaaatatcaattgatgaaaatacagTTGAATTATGTGATACAGAACAAGACAATGAAATTCTAAATGAATtagaaataacaaaatatcttgttgttaaaaaaccaGAAGAAGATGGACCAGATATACGTGGTGGACATCCAGATGCATTATTAGTTCATGCAACTAAAGCAAATAAACATG attttttatatcaagagGCATTTTTGACAACATACAGAACATTTATGTCACCACTTggattaattcaaaaattacataaacgTCATCAACGTTTTTCAACATCATCTGATGTTGTTAAACAACGTGCAGCACGTGAAGCATTTTCATTACTTGTTAGAGTTGTTAGTGATTTAACAATGTCAGATcttgatgatatattattaaaaacattaacatCATTTTCACAACAACTTGTATGTAGTGGTGATTTAACAATGGCAAAAGCATTAAGagttaaaatacttgaaaaatatgcacaaaaacaattacaatcaTCACAaccaatattatcatcattaagtATATCAACAAAACAAGCATCATTGCTAGATTTTAAAAGTGAACAAATTGCTGAACAAATGACACTATTAGATGctgaattatttatgaaaattgaaataccaGAAGTATTAATATGGGCACAAGAACAAAATGAAGAAAGAAGTCCAAATTTAACTAGATTTACtgaacattttaataaaatgtcataCTGGGCAAGATCAAGAATACTTGAACATCGTATGGAAAATGAAGCTAAAGAACGTGAAAAAtatgttgttaaatttattaaaataatgaaacatttaagaaaaattaataattttaatagttatCTTGCTTTATTATCAGCATTAGATAGTGCACCAATTAGAAGATTAGAATGGCAAAAACATATTACAGAAGGTCTCAAAGAATATTGTGCACTTATTGATAGTTCAAGTAGTTTTAGAGCATACAGACAAGCACTTGCTGAGACTCAATCACCTTGTATTCCTTACAT aggTTTAGTTCTTCAAGATTTGACTTTTGTTCATATTGGAAATAGTGATTTATTACCAGATggtacaattaatttttcaaaaagatggcaacaatttaatatcgttgaaaatatgaaaagatttaaaaaagg cacgtattcatttaaaaaacatgaaagAATAATAACTTTCTTCAACAACTTTAGTGATTTTTTGTGTGAAGAAGCTATGTGGCAAATATCAGAAAGCATTAAACCAcgtggtggaaaaaaaaatcaatcacaaaattaa
- the LOC122851687 gene encoding guanine nucleotide-releasing factor 2 isoform X8, whose amino-acid sequence MRSPGVNSTSTGSGGGVVGTGGGVGSNSTTGNNTIVMRTGSPSLPRVPRDKPPVGDIFDKNPLRDLHIHVRQVQLALLHFRDVVSKKKLEMLPGNGTIVLDTVTTIHTVLKSYLLYENSSTLGSATNQVYQALARLLKLCDDVLLHGNQSSPCPALDADNVSHVIGLVEDAVKNLVSLAHEKISNKQKPAPININNNRTSGYNTELTSQRNSLPDIPLTPRERQILEQTAASSTLVRSSHSTESILRDSSPPPKPPFPERTNLYDETNESSSSTTTPPPPPLPPKKRTRAQQLLDESDILLSSSLDRVSLRSRSPEDSSSLLSASAGSLDSALNHSRDEDEIRAIMGPNDESLNDNMDLSLMATIHGIQVNGTNNGSCWENSETNLPTTMLLGQQTPHETVNPFTGIECKNERLSTQTQESGFVSTHSQRSSSQSYTTASSFTSKRSSQQSSVSFNSQSFSTQQQLFSQQKLVENENSTMIQRMTTSSKSASVISTSMTGNGDPTILDKLVNEIDENTDSNGLPPALPEKRSKRKKERHPSQYDNVPENEHLSTCSLHSNSADSPDASRPPPLPLKKRHMFQSVAYSVMAYMEMFGNCSHSNNDFISGIGTRHSVAAYNSMQAEWQQHEMALTTTQSCSSMVHTMTSLREGTGMSINMSPLIKDALNRSSLPPALPPKRSRSIKCNITPTQILTKPTISMQSINTPDPLITSTPVKEKRDESSIEKNDKTSPVIFNFNNNDNIINNNNDINSNNNNNKNISLEVLPVRPESKISIDENTVELCDTEQDNEILNELEITKYLVVKKPEEDGPDIRGGHPDALLVHATKANKHDEKETDFLYQEAFLTTYRTFMSPLGLIQKLHKRHQRFSTSSDVVKQRAAREAFSLLVRVVSDLTMSDLDDILLKTLTSFSQQLVCSGDLTMAKALRVKILEKYAQKQLQSSQPILSSLSISTKQASLLDFKSEQIAEQMTLLDAELFMKIEIPEVLIWAQEQNEERSPNLTRFTEHFNKMSYWARSRILEHRMENEAKEREKYVVKFIKIMKHLRKINNFNSYLALLSALDSAPIRRLEWQKHITEGLKEYCALIDSSSSFRAYRQALAETQSPCIPYIGLVLQDLTFVHIGNSDLLPDGTINFSKRWQQFNIVENMKRFKKGTYSFKKHERIITFFNNFSDFLCEEAMWQISESIKPRGGKKNQSQN is encoded by the exons ATGAGATCTCCTGGAGTTAATTCAACCAGTActggtagtggtggtggtgttgttggtactggtggtggtgttggaaGTAATAGTACTACAGGAAATAACACAATTGTTATGAGAACTGGATCACCATCTTTACCACGAGTACCAAGAGATAAGCCACCAGTTGgtgatatttttgataaaaatccaTTGAGAGATTTACATATACATGTACGACAAGTTCAACTTGCATTGCTACATTTTCGTGAtgttgtatcaaaaaaaaaactcgaaatGTTACCGGGTAATGGTACCATCGTACTTGACACTGTCACAACTATTCATACAGTTCTTAAATCATATCTTCTCTATGAAAATAG tTCAACACTTGGTTCAGCAACAAATCAAGTTTATCAAGCACTTGCACGTTTATTAAAACTTTGTGATGATGTATTACTTCATGGTAATCAAAGTTCACCATGTCCAGCTTTAGATGCTGATAATGTTAGTCATGTTATTGGACTTGTTGAAGATGCTGTTAAAAATTTGGTATCTCTTgcacatgaaaaaatatcaaataaacaaaaaccagcaccaattaatattaacaataatcg tacATCAGGATATAATACAGAATTAACATCTCAAAGAAATTCTTTGCCTGACATTCCATTGACACCACGAGAACGACAAATACTTGAACAAACAGCTGCAAGTTCAACACTTGTACGTAGCTCACATAGTACAGAATCAATACTTAGAGATTCAAGTCCACCACCAAAGCCACCATTTCCAgaaag aacaaatttatatgatgaaacaaatgaatcatcatcatcaacaacaacaccaccaccaccaccattaccacctaaaaaaagaacaagagCACAACAATTACTTGATGAATCTGATATATTATTGTCATCAAGTTTAGATCGTGTCTCGTTAAGAAGTCGTTCTCCTGAGGATTCATCATCACTATTGAGTGCTTCAGCAGGAAGTTTAGACTCTGCACTTAATCACTCAAGGGACGAAGATGAAATACGTGCAATTATGGGACCAAATGATGAATCTTTAAATGACAATATGGATCTAAGTCTCATGGCAACAATACATG GTATTCAGGTAAATGGTACAAATAATGGCAGTTGTTGGGAAAATTCAGAAACAAATTTACCAACTACAATGTTGTTGGGACAACAGACACCACATGAAACCGTCAATCCTTTTACTG gaattgaatgtaaaaatgaAAGATTATCAACACAAACACAAGAGTCTGGTTTTGTATCAACTCATTCACAACGTAGCTCATCACAAAGTTATACAACTGCATCAAGTTTTACATCAAAAAGATCATCACAACAAAGTAGTGTTAGTTTTAATTCACAATCATTCAGTACACagcaacaattattttcacaacaaaaacttgttgaaaatgaaaattcaacaatgaTTCAAAGAATGACAACAAGTTCTAAAAGTGCAAGTGTTATATCTACCAGTATGACTGGAAATGGTGATCCAACAATTCTCGATAAACTGGTAAAT gaaattgatgaaaatactgATTCAAATGGATTACCACCAGCATTACCAGAAAAAAgatctaaaagaaaaaaagaaagacaTCCATCACAGTATGATAATGTACCAGAAAATGAGCATTTATCAACTTGTAGTTTGCATTCAAATTCAGCTGATAGTCCTGATGCAAGCAGACCACCTCCATTGCCCCTGAAAAAACGACACA TGTTCCAATCGGTGGCATATTCCG taaTGGCGTATATGGAAATGTTTGGAAACTGTTCCCACagtaataatgattttatatcTGGTATTGGCACAAGACACTCAGTTGCAGCATACAATTCAATGCAAGCCGAATGGCAACAGCATGAAATGGCACTTACAACAACACAATCATGCTCATCAATGGTACACACAATGACAAGTTTACGTGAAGGAACTGg taTGTCAATCAACATGAGTCCATTAATAAAGGATGCATTAAATCGTTCTAGTCTACCACCAGCATTACCACCAAAGAGATCAAGatcaataaaatgtaatataaCACCAAcacaaatattaacaaaaccAACAATAAGCATGCAAAGTATCAATACACCAGATCCACTTATAACATCAACACCAGTCAAAGAAAAAAGAGATGAAtcaagtattgaaaaaaatgataaaacatcaccagttatatttaatttcaataataatgataatattattaataataataatgacattaatagtaataataataataataaaaatatatcattagaAGTATTACCAGTTAGACCAGAaagtaaaatatcaattgatgaaaatacagTTGAATTATGTGATACAGAACAAGACAATGAAATTCTAAATGAATtagaaataacaaaatatcttgttgttaaaaaaccaGAAGAAGATGGACCAGATATACGTGGTGGACATCCAGATGCATTATTAGTTCATGCAACTAAAGCAAATAAACATG ATGAAAAAGAAACAG attttttatatcaagagGCATTTTTGACAACATACAGAACATTTATGTCACCACTTggattaattcaaaaattacataaacgTCATCAACGTTTTTCAACATCATCTGATGTTGTTAAACAACGTGCAGCACGTGAAGCATTTTCATTACTTGTTAGAGTTGTTAGTGATTTAACAATGTCAGATcttgatgatatattattaaaaacattaacatCATTTTCACAACAACTTGTATGTAGTGGTGATTTAACAATGGCAAAAGCATTAAGagttaaaatacttgaaaaatatgcacaaaaacaattacaatcaTCACAaccaatattatcatcattaagtATATCAACAAAACAAGCATCATTGCTAGATTTTAAAAGTGAACAAATTGCTGAACAAATGACACTATTAGATGctgaattatttatgaaaattgaaataccaGAAGTATTAATATGGGCACAAGAACAAAATGAAGAAAGAAGTCCAAATTTAACTAGATTTACtgaacattttaataaaatgtcataCTGGGCAAGATCAAGAATACTTGAACATCGTATGGAAAATGAAGCTAAAGAACGTGAAAAAtatgttgttaaatttattaaaataatgaaacatttaagaaaaattaataattttaatagttatCTTGCTTTATTATCAGCATTAGATAGTGCACCAATTAGAAGATTAGAATGGCAAAAACATATTACAGAAGGTCTCAAAGAATATTGTGCACTTATTGATAGTTCAAGTAGTTTTAGAGCATACAGACAAGCACTTGCTGAGACTCAATCACCTTGTATTCCTTACAT aggTTTAGTTCTTCAAGATTTGACTTTTGTTCATATTGGAAATAGTGATTTATTACCAGATggtacaattaatttttcaaaaagatggcaacaatttaatatcgttgaaaatatgaaaagatttaaaaaagg cacgtattcatttaaaaaacatgaaagAATAATAACTTTCTTCAACAACTTTAGTGATTTTTTGTGTGAAGAAGCTATGTGGCAAATATCAGAAAGCATTAAACCAcgtggtggaaaaaaaaatcaatcacaaaattaa